Part of the Virgibacillus natechei genome is shown below.
TCGAACAGGAGTCAGATCTAGATCCGGATTTGGTTTATAGTAGTCAGGAATGGATATCTCCAAGATACCAGGATGACGCGGAAAATTGGGGTGTACAAGAGGCATCGAGGTGGGAAGATTATGCTGATTGGATGTTTGAAAATGGGATAATTGACGAGGAAGTGGAAGCAGGAGATGCATTTACCAATGATTTCTTACCGCATAAAGCAGAATAAGGGGCGTTGTTAACATGGGGATGACGATGGATACATTAACGGGGAAATACCGATGAAAAACATGTTGAAAAGAGGATGGCGGCCGCTGATTGCCATCCTTATCTTTATTGGCTTCTGGCAGCTCGTCACCATTGTTTTTGACATAGAGGACTGGATACTTCCTGCTCCAACCGACATCGTTCTCGAGGGAAGAGATGTTTTACCCGACTTTCTTCCTCATTTCTATGCAACGCTAACGTTATCTGTTTCGGGACTTCTTATTGGAGCGACAATTGGCTTGGTCATAGCCGCCCTTTTACATCTTTTACCACGTGTACGGGAAACGTTTTATCCATTTTTAATTTTATCCCAGAACGTGCCGACTATTGTACTTGCACCATTGCTCGTCATTTGGTTCGGATTTGGCTCCCTACCGAAATTAATCGTTATTACGTTGGCTTGTTTTTTCCCAGTCGCCGTTTCTGCTATAGGCGGATTCCAGCAGACCAACCGGGAATTGCTTCATTATATGAAAATGATGGGTGCGAGCAAATCACAGCTATTCTGGAAATTGGAATTACCACACGCCCTGCCTGCTATTTTTTCTGGTTTAAAAATAGCAGGCACCTACAGCGTGATGGCTGCCGTTATATCGGAATGGCTTGGAGCGCAAGAAGGAATTGGTGTGTTTATGACATTAGCTACTTCCTCTTACCGGACACCTCGTGTGTTTGTAGCGATCATCGTTGTGATGTTGCTCAGTTTAGCTATTTTCGGGCTCATTATTTTACTGGAGAGACTCCTGATACGATGGCAAAAGAAAGGAGAACAACGATGAATCTTTCTATAAGGGATGTCAGCAAATCCTTTGGGGATAAACAAATACTAGATAGTCTTTCATTTGATGTAGCGGACGGAGAATTCGTATCCTTAATTGGGCCCTCTGGAAGCGGAAAAAGTACATTGTTCAGCTTAATTGGTGGATTATTAGCACCTGACAGTGGTGACATATGGATGAACGAAGAACGGATAACGAATAAAAGCGGTACTATTAGCTACATGCCGCAGCAACCTTCCCTTTTCCCGTGGCGTACCATCATGCAAAACGTACTGCTTGGCCAGGAACTCAACGGCCAAAAGGAAACAGACCGCGCCATGGAGATGCTAGAAAAAGCTGGACTTGGTGACGTTACCCATGCCTATCCACACGAACTATCCGGTGGCATGAAGCAGCGCGTCGCCTTTATTCGCGCGCTGTTAAGTCCGCAAGCCTTTATGTGCTTGGACGAGCCATTCTCTGCGCTTGATGATTTCACAAGGATGGATATGCAAAAATGGCTTCTAACCACTTGGGAAGAAAATCAGCAATCCGTACTATTTATCACCCATAACATTGAGGAAGCACTGTTTTTATCAGACAAAATTATTATTCTATCAAGCAATCCTGCCCACATAAAAAAAGAGATTTCGATCCCTTTTTCAAGACCGAGGGATGAAGCTATTATGCTCACACCTGAATTTCTGGACTGGAAGAGGTATGTACTGGATATAGCTTTGAATTGAGGCTATATTTTACATTGAATAAAAAGAATCCATTTAAGAAAACTTGGCAGATGATTCTAATGTTATCAAGCTATTAAATCACAAAAGAGAACCCTTTTTCTTTTTTAGGTTCTCTTTAATCGTTTCTGTCCATTCGAAACTGCTTTAAATCAATTGTAAATTCTGCCTTCATTAACAAGTCTAAAAGTAACCCGTATTTATGCTTGATTTTCAAGGTAGTCGAATCTCCTTAATCCAACATCTTGACGGATTTCAAGTACAATACTCTCATTGGCGGTATGGTAAACCAACTCATCGCCTTTTGATTTCAACAGTTCTTTTGTTGCCAAGTGATCTGATACTGGCGTAATTACAGCCACATCTTCAATAAATTCTTACTCATTTTTTATGCGAGACGATAACACTTTTAATTTAACAAATTGATTTGGGTATAAATTTCTAACCTCTGACCATTCCATGCTTATCACGCCCCTTTACTTCATTTGCTCTATCTACATAATAACATAATATTCAAAAAGTAAATATTAAGGAAATAAAGGTTAGTTCCCAAAAAGGTCGACTCCGTACAAAAAAAGATTCTTAAGCACAATATATAGTGTTTATTAAACCATGACATCCGCCATATATTGTATATAATTGCTTGATCTGACCTTTTTGGGTGAGAGCCATTGCCATAATTTATCGTCGTTGTTCCATTAAAGTAGCATATCAAGTTCTAATTAAATTTTCACGTTTGTTTTCGCTTTTTTATTTGAGCATTCAGGTTAAGGTAGATACCATACCCTCCTGCTATGATTAGAAATAGTTGACCATAACCAAAATTTAGATTAAGCCAATAAGCGAATAGCATTAAGAAGATGATCACGATAAATATGATGATAATAATATTTCGATAATATTTATTCATTGTTAGCCTCCTTATGCATTTATCTAATGTAACAATTGCACCAGTTATCGTAAGGACACTTCTTCACAAAGTCGCCAAGCTTTATGCCGATAAGCCAAGTTGCACTTATGCAGTAAGAAAGTTTTTATGCTTTCTTATCTGCTAAAATAATATCAAAATCTTTAACACGGACAGCATTTCCAGTAATTTGTACATCATAAGATTCACCCGTTTTAGAAACCTGCACTTCTACCCGACCGTCTTTTTCAATTTCATGCCCCTGCTCAACGAGAAGAGTTAGTGATTCTTTGAAATTGTTACTTATGT
Proteins encoded:
- a CDS encoding ABC transporter permease — translated: MKNMLKRGWRPLIAILIFIGFWQLVTIVFDIEDWILPAPTDIVLEGRDVLPDFLPHFYATLTLSVSGLLIGATIGLVIAALLHLLPRVRETFYPFLILSQNVPTIVLAPLLVIWFGFGSLPKLIVITLACFFPVAVSAIGGFQQTNRELLHYMKMMGASKSQLFWKLELPHALPAIFSGLKIAGTYSVMAAVISEWLGAQEGIGVFMTLATSSYRTPRVFVAIIVVMLLSLAIFGLIILLERLLIRWQKKGEQR
- a CDS encoding ABC transporter ATP-binding protein; the encoded protein is MNLSIRDVSKSFGDKQILDSLSFDVADGEFVSLIGPSGSGKSTLFSLIGGLLAPDSGDIWMNEERITNKSGTISYMPQQPSLFPWRTIMQNVLLGQELNGQKETDRAMEMLEKAGLGDVTHAYPHELSGGMKQRVAFIRALLSPQAFMCLDEPFSALDDFTRMDMQKWLLTTWEENQQSVLFITHNIEEALFLSDKIIILSSNPAHIKKEISIPFSRPRDEAIMLTPEFLDWKRYVLDIALN